A stretch of Miscanthus floridulus cultivar M001 unplaced genomic scaffold, ASM1932011v1 os_2200, whole genome shotgun sequence DNA encodes these proteins:
- the LOC136534695 gene encoding protein FAR1-RELATED SEQUENCE 5-like, producing the protein MSSDLFVGKPLRGDQISSWGQTGGSLCPPWRSDLFVGASKALLCVEMRSDQSRGKEKTTGRSKMKISSAWGQADQRKRATNQHIQEEPLTSTAKNMNLERRTRLQEMSEAQYQIHNYEDMIRQEESSNDVSIASLMQLIQAPVEFDQLLENNMYVTTSRCDDYPTSVKSQEAIKEVQSAPYQIFAGTNCSSDLSNTYRYKKGGYTELMMEQIRNSQEDNQTDWNTQQHEEMQGSLTKMILGNDRNENMRLEDLDGIFGPQTDWSISESRLSYEDGEMAIVADDDGATTSIADDDRSEIQQYHWQTDVFNNMDIDEVQHENQDDQPTMGENDLRIIAVEPTSSDITSTVTDDNEHVNGSQELTEEEIEEFIKNEQVAASKGNNAPINSKYTPQLSMEFKSRDDAHHFFNFYAFLARFQVAITHTTRTQSKKRNNEVVKVTMRCTRQGKEKEPKCLEQEEVEVDKDVGNKPVRRRKTNVQQKSDCPCVMMVKEEGVVWKVKTLDLEHNHELCPGDRDQLFSGHKYMTEMEKGLIKTLNDNNIPTRKMVSILSYLRGGLTAIPMKKKDISNYRTRLNREVKGLDMTQVLDYFRKKQTEDPSFFYKFDLDEDKRVRNLFWTDCSSMKYYADYGECVSFDTTYMTNRYNLPFAPFVGITGHGQSCLFGCAFLHDETVDTFKWVFQTFLEAMGGKHPQTIITDQDMAMKSAIEQVFINTKHRNCLFHIKTKCYNKNVKVFAANEGLYEDFEDIVNNSLTVEEFERLWKRMIEERNLQGNNYFSKMWEMRKRFIPVYYKNDFFPFVQTTSRSEATNARFKDNVGPTYSIISFLKEYNRIVDTINRAERLEDSYSKQKRPKEFIFGYRIEQQAQQLYNRNIFKKFQLQLKATSRLNYRETEDGKTFEVWQKSNQIQEVHRFRRYTVNTELTQGEEEFTCICAKFSKDGIFCSHILKIVIEKEISTIPDKYFLDRWRKKDMKVHVERQEEETVETSSLLRFNILSRRSTILNSKGSKNEKAMEYLMAEFNKMEINLDRMLCAQQTGEAQNNQQGNEEGQTIAAQAGDPQTEIDDPERIQRKGRPPKPVRMKTHIEEIKKKLVAAEKKKKKKTNDTDSAGSPVKPKRKKRKETSNGSTDPEATPH; encoded by the exons ATGAGTTCAGATCTCTTCGTGGGGAAGCCTCTTCGTGGAGATCAGATCTCTTCGTGGGGGCAAACAGGGGGAAGCCTCTGCCCTCCGTGGAGATCAGATCTCTTCGTGGGGGCAAGCAAAGCACTGCTCTGCGTGGAGATGAGATCAGATCAGAGCAGGGGAAAAGAGAAAACAACCGGCAGATCAAAGATGAAGATCTCCTCTGCGTGGGGGCAAGCAGACCAGAGGAAAAGGGCAACCAACCAACACATTCAAGAGGAACCACTAACCTCAACAGCCAAG AACATGAATCTAGAAAGAAGAACAAGGCTGCAGGAAATGTCAGAGGCACAATATCAGATTCACAATTATGAGGATATGATTCGCCAAGAAGAAAGCAGCAATGAT gtttCAATTGCTTCCCTTATGCAACTAATACAAGCACCAGTTGAGTTTGATCAACTACTTGAG AATAATATGTATGTCACAACAAGTAGATGTGATGATTATCCAACATCAGTGAAGTCACAAGAAGCAATTAAGGAAGTGCAGTCAGCTCCTTACCAAATATTTGCAGGCACAAATTGTTCCAGTGACCTTTCAAATACCTACAGATACAAAAAG GGAGGCTACACTGAACTTATGATGGAACAGATCAGGAACTCTCAGGAAGATAATCAGACTGACTGGAATACGCAG CAACATGAAGAGatgcaaggatcattaacaaagaTGATACTTGGAAATGACAGGAATGAG aATATGAGACTTGAAGATCTAGATGGAATCTTTGGACCACAAACTGACTGGTCAATATCAGAGTCAAGGCTGTCATATGAG gatggagaaatggcaatcgtcgctgatgatgatggagcaacGACAAGCATAGCTGATGATGATAGATCTGAAATTCAACAATACCATTGGCAAACTGATGTATTCAATAACATGGACATTGATGAG GTGCAGCATGAAAATCAAGATGACCAACCAACAATGGGAGAAAATGACTTGAGGATCATAGCAGTAGAACCAACAAGTTCAGATATTACATCAACAGTAacagatgataatgaacatgtaaATGGCAGCCAGGAACTGAcggaggaagagattgaagaattcatcaaaaatgagcaggttgcagcatctaaaggcaacaatgcaccaatcaacagcaagtacaccccacagctatcgATGGAATTTAAAAGTAGGGATGATGCTCACCATTTCTTCAACTTCTATGCGTTCCTAGCTAGATTTCAAGTTGCCATAACACATACAACAAGAACTCAAAGTAAGAAGAGAAATAATGAGGTAGTCAAAGTGACAATGAGATGCACTcgtcaaggaaaagaaaaggaaccaaaGTGTTTGGAGCAAGAAGAAGTTGAAGTAGACAAGGATGTTGGAAACAAACCGGTAAGAAGAAGGAAAACAAATGTTCAGCAGAAGTCAGATTGTCCTTGTGTTATGATGGTGAAAGAAGAAGGAGTTGTATGGAAGGTTAAAACTCTTGATTTGGAGCATAATCATGAGCTATGCCCTGGAGACAGGGATCAGCTATTTTCTGGTCACAAGTATATgacagaaatggaaaaaggacttATCAAGACTCTGAACGATAACAATATCCCGACTAGGAAGATGGTTTCTATTCTATCGTATCTTAGAGGGGGGCTTACAGCTATaccgatgaaaaagaaagatatcaGCAACTACAGGACAAGGCTGAACAGAGAAGTTAAAGGATTAGATATGACACAAGTACTAGATTATTTCAGAAAGAAACAAACTGAGGATCCGTCTTTCTTTTACAAGTTTGATTTAGATGAGGACAAGAGAGTGAGAAACTTGTTCTGGACAGATTGTTCTTCTATGAAATATTATGCAGATTATGGAGAATGTGTAAGTTTTGACACGACATATATGACCAACCGATACAACTTACCTTTTGCACCATTTGTTGGAATCACCGGACATGGGCAAAGTTGCCTTTTCGGATGTGCTTTCCTGCATGATGAGACAGTGGACACTTTTAAGTGGGTATTTCAAACTTTCCTTGAAGCAATGGGAGGAAAACACCCTCAAACAATCATCACAGACCAAGACatggcgatgaaatcagcaatagAGCAAGTCTTCATAAACACAAAGCACAGAAATTGCTTGTTCCACATAAAGACCAAATGCTACAATAAGAATGTCAAGGTCTTTGCAGCAAACGAAGGACTATATGAAGACTTCGAAGATATAGTGAACAATAGTCTAACGGTGGAAGAATTTGAGCGACTTTGGAAGAGAATGATTGAGGAAAGAAACCTTCAAGGGAATAACTACTTTTCCAAGATGTGGGAAATGAGGAAAAGGTTTATCCCGGTCTACTACAAAAATGACTTTTTCCCTTTCGTACAGACCACATCCAGGAGTGAGGCAACAAATGCGAGGTTCAAAGACAATGTAGGGCCAACCTATAGTATCATCAGCTTTCTGAAAGAGTACAATCGGATTGTTGATACCATAAATCGAGCAGAAAGGCTAGAGGACAGCTATAGTAAGCAGAAAAGGCCAAAGGAATTTATATTCGGCTACAGAATAGAGCAGCAGGCACAACAGCTATACAACAGAAACATATTCAAAAAGTTTCAGCTACAACTGAAGGCAACATCAAGGCTGAACTACAGggaaactgaagatggaaaaacaTTTGAGGTGTGGCAAAAAAGTAACCAGATTCAGGAGGTTCATAGGTTCAGGAGATATACAGTAAACACTGAACTAACacaaggagaagaagaatttACCTGCATATGTGCAAAATTCAGCAAAGACGGCATATTCTGCTCTCATATCCTGAAAATAGTCATTGAAAAGGAAATCAGCACAATTCCAGACAAATACTTCTTAGACAGGTGGAGAAAAAAGGATATGAAGGTACATgttgaaagacaagaagaagaaacagtTGAAACAAGCTCATTGTTGAGATTCAACATATTATCCAGGAGATCAACAATACTGAATTCAAAAGGATCAAAAAATGAAAAAGCCATGGAATACCTTATGGCAGAATtcaacaagatggaaatcaatttaGATAGAATGCTATGTGCTCAGCAAACAGGTGAAGCACAAAATAACCAGCAAGGAAATGAAGAAGGACAAACTATAGCAGCACAAGCTGGAGATCCACAGACTGAAATAGATGATCCAGAAAGAATTCAGAGAAAGGGAAGGCCACCTAAACCTGTCAGAATGAAGACACATATAGAAGAAATAAAGAAGAAACTGGTGGcagcagaaaagaagaaaaagaagaaaacaaatgacACAGACAGTGCAG GCTCCCCGGTCAagccaaaaagaaagaagaggaaggaaaCATCAAATGGTAGCACTGATCCCGAAGCCACACCACACTAA